The following coding sequences lie in one Polyodon spathula isolate WHYD16114869_AA chromosome 15, ASM1765450v1, whole genome shotgun sequence genomic window:
- the zic5 gene encoding zinc finger protein ZIC 5: MEPPVNKRNPTLRLADLAATQPHPHQNMTGFPGLGGHHLHSHHAHLHPAEMGSDPGVALTPFGPEHMAQGNALKLSPSQHMQNHPEAQTATSFASQTTVGFPVAHPHSGYASSRDYILRRELSASAMHALGDQHSSSSPHHHGMFISTTGAYGHTEGGAHALFTGLHEQSVPGAHHHPLNGQMRLGLPGDIYGRPEHFSHRPEHYGPSSLHSYSSMNLNVNIAAAPHGAAGAFLRYMRQPIKQELICKWIDQEQTSKKPCSKTFSTMHELVNHVTVEHVGGPEQGNHVCFWEECPREGKSFKAKYKLVNHIRVHTGEKPFPCPFPGCGKVFARSENLKIHKRTHTGEKPFKCEFDGCDRKFANSSDRKKHSHVHTSDKPYYCKVRGCDKSYTHPSSLRKHMKVHCKSPPPPSVNMGSVYQTSSNTFGAPISPTTEPPRSRSNNLSPQVTNLNEWYVCQGSGAPNNFQTPSSDAATSDSEDEESYRKSDPRTML; the protein is encoded by the exons ATGGAGCCACCAGTGAACAAGAGGAATCCGACACTGAGATTAGCGGATTTGGCAGCGACTCAACCCCATCCTCATCAGAATATGACAGGCTTCCCGGGGCTTGGGGGCCATCACCTTCACTCCCACCATGCCCACCTCCACCCTGCGGAGATGGGTAGCGACCCTGGAGTGGCACTCACTCCATTTGGACCAGAGCACATGGCACAGGGTAATGCTCTCAAACTTAGCCCCTCTCAGCACATGCAAAACCACCCTGAAGCCCAGACAGCGACATCTTTTGCTTCTCAGACCACAGTTGGCTTCCCCGTGGCTCACCCCCACTCAGGATACGCTTCCAGCAGGGACTACATCCTCAGGAGAGAGCTATCAGCCTCTGCTATGCATGCACTTGGCGATCAACATAGTTCCTCCTCCCCTCACCATCATGGCATGTTTATTTCCACAACAGGTGCTTACGGGCACACGGAAGGTGGTGCCCACGCTCTTTTTACAGGACTCCACGAGCAAAGTGTCCCAGGTGCCCACCACCACCCTCTTAACGGACAGATGCGTTTGGGTCTTCCGGGGGACATTTATGGCAGACCAGAGCATTTTAGTCACAGGCCCGAGCACTATGGACCCTCTTCTCTCCACAGCTACAGCTCTATGAACTTAAATGTGAATATCGCAGCAGCTCCACACGGAGCCGCAGGGGCGTTTTTGAGGTACATGAGGCAGCCCATCAAGCAAGAGTTAATCTGTAAATGGATTGACCAGGAGCAAACTTCAAAGAAGCCCTGCTCCAAAACTTTCAGCACCATGCATGAGCTGGTTAACCACGTTACTGTGGAACACGTCGGGGGACCCGAACAGGGCAATCACGTCTGTTTCTGGGAGGAATGCCCACGAGAAGGCAAATCCTTCAAGGCGAAATACAAACTGGTAAATCATATCCGAGTTCACACAGGAGAAAAACCTTTTCCCTGCCCTTTTCctggttgtggcaaagtgtttgCGCGCTCAGAAAACCTCAAGATTCACAAGAGGACACACACAG GGGAGAAACCTTTCAAATGTGAATTTGATGGCTGCGACAGGAAGTTTGCCAACAGCAGTGACAGGAAGAAGCACTCGCACGTCCACACAAGTGACAAGCCTTACTACTGTAAAGTAAGAGGCTGTGACAAGTCCTACACGCACCCCAGCTCCTTAAGAAAGCACATGAAGGTTCACTGCAAATCACCTCCACCACCTTCGGTCAACATGGGTTCAGTTTACCAAACTTCATCTAACACCTTCGGAGCCCCCATCTCCCCGACCACGGAGCCTCCCAGAAGCCGTTCTAACAATCTTTCCCCTCAGGTCACCAATCTCAACGAATGGTACGTTTGCCAAGGGAGTGGGGCACCTAACAATTTCCAGACCCCCTCCAGCGACGCAGCCACTTCTGACTCCGAGGATGAAGAGTCATACAGGAAATCAGACCCAAGGACTATGCTGtga